ttCCATGTCTGTGTACTGTGATTGAGGTCTTGGTGGTAAAATTGCCTCGAGAGCCTTAACCTGTTCTGGGCTCAACGAATCTGGGAATTCAACGACGAAATGAATGTACAATTTACCCCGCATGAATGGCCTCTGATACATTGGCATTCCCTCATCATTGATTGCCTTGAATTGATCTGCAGCAGTCGGAACCAAGAACGAAGAACCAAAGTAAATAAGAATATTTCGAACAAGCAAAACGCAGATTCAAGATTTAAACTTCATGGCTTCATTACGGGTTTTTCACATGTATATCTACGTTCCGATATCAAAAATACTAGGTAAAAATCAAGGTAATACTAACCAGGTTTAACAACTTCCCCGGGATTTGATTTTATGAGGAGTTGTCTGCCATCCAAGTGTGTTAATATGAACTGGAAGCCGCATAAAGCCTCAGTTAGACTCAATGTGTGATCTACAAACAGATCATCGCCCTTTCTCTTGAACCTTGGGTGGTCTTTCTGTTGGAGCACAAAAACTATATCTCCAGTAACTGTATCAGGCTGCAACAATATATAACCAAGTAAGCAACTACCTTAGGCTTCGGTAAGATTGACATACACAAATACAAGAGGGAAAATATGTCATCTTACCGCCTCATCAGCCTCTCCGGGGAATGTAAttttctgtccattttgcatgCCTTTTTCAACATGAACTTCTAGGACTTTCTTCTCCTGAACCACTTTTTCACCTTTGCATTGAGGGCACCGATCCTTATCGTCAATAGCCTCTCCAGTACCCTTGCATTCATTACAAGGGTGCTGCATTTGCTGGATCATTGACGGGCCAAGTTGTCTAATTGAAACCTTCATACCACTACCTTTACAACCAGAACACTTCATTGAAGCACCAGACTTTGATCCTTTCCTGCAGTAACAGAAACAAACCAATACAATATAAGTAATGATTTGTAAACTCAAATTTGTGAAAAGATTTACCCCTTCTCATTTCTCATGACACTTCTTCCTATCCTATTTTTAGTGTTTTccacaacaaataacacatagatATTTGAAGACTCTTTAACCTTAAACTTTCAATTTAACCCTTAACAACATCCTTTTATAGTCATGAATGTCACAACATATTTGCAACTACAAATTCCACTAGtatattttacccttaatgacatGTTATTAAGAGggcagtccggtgcactaagctcctacTACTGCATTTTTACAAGAGGTTATTTTCATGGATCAAACCTGTGACCTCCGGCTCCCCGTCCTTAATGACGCATGATACATACCAAACACTTGATTTTGTCCTAAAGACAATACGCGCATATAAAATAAAAGCGAGAGAGTAACAAACAACAAATACTGACCCACTGCACTTGGAGCAAATTACATTGCGCGAAAGGGACAATTTCTTGGTTATCCCACTGTAAAGGTCCTCGAGAGAGACCTTCAGTGGATGCACTACATCCTCACCCCTTCTCTGTCTTCTTCCTCTGCTGCTACCACCACCTGCTCAGCAACAACACTTGTGTTATTCAACTTACCAGGACACAAAAGATGCAGAAACTAAATTCAGTAAGAGAACTTGATGACATATTTAACAAGCATCAAACAAACGCCACGAGATCTAACCTCCAAACGGATTGCCACCAAAGAAAGATTCAAAGATGTCAAATGGATCATGCATTCCGCCGCCGCCACCCATTCCTTCTTTCAGTGCATCTTCTCCATACTGATCATAAATCTCACGCTTCTGTGAGTCACTCAAAACCTCATAAGCTTGAGCAAGCTCCTTAAACTGCAGGAAAAGAACAACTATCAGATGATTTAGATCATATTCACACTGTCAAAGAACAAATAACACTAGCAAAAGAAGACTAACATCAAGAACAGATGGAAACGCTGATCGTAATTACCAAGAATTACTGGTCTATAAGCATAGAAAACCAACAACTTGGGAATAGGTAAGTCTAAAATACCATCCTGAGAAGTACTTAAACACATTGAATCGAGTTTCCATCCAACCTTTTTGACTTAAGGggttcataattctagctcaaaATCTCGAGGTAAACTTGTACATAGGCAACACGAACACACAATTAAATATGATTTTGTTCCAAAGTTACAAAAATTCTCTTAAAAATGATTCTTTACAGCTTCAGTGATGCCCCTACAAATACCACTAAGCAAGAACAGTGGTTGCAAAAGCTTTAGGCAGACCCATCTCTGAAGCTTCAACTAAACCAGGCCAACTTCACCAACCCAtcccacccacccacccacccccCCCCAACCcaccccaaaaaaaaaatgaagacatCAAAATTTGTTCTTGTTATGTTGAATAGAACTATCACGATCCTTCCAATTTTAGGTGCAAGCTAACACAAACACCACGtcatatagaaaagaaaagaattctCTACACAAATAAGAATGCATCAACTCTAAGAAGAACCTCAGCAAGAAACATTCACAAGCCAAAAACTCCAACTTTAGCCATCCTAATTTCTAGTTTAAACGAACATAACAGCACAACAACAACTAAAAACCACCTACAACACATACAAAAGAAATGTATGAAACAAGGATATAATAGCAGGAGATGGTGAAAAAAATAAGGGGTTACCTTTTCAGGGTCACCGCCCTTATCAGGGTGATTCTTCATAGCAGCTTTTCTATAAGCTTTCTTGATTTCATCATCTGATGCATTCTTTGACACACCCAATATTTCATAGTACCTCGTATTATCACTCTTCTTTGGTCCTCTCCCAAACATCTTCGTTTACTTCTTTGTAACAATAATAAAACCAATTAATTACTCCAAGAATTATTCAAAAGGGGTATATATAGACTAATTTGACGGTTCAGATTAAATCTTAATACAGGATCGGAATGGGAAACTGGCCGTAGGATGTTGAGAATATGGAGAAGCCTCTAGAATTCTCTGGGTACTTCCCTATTAATTTCCAATGAAGATTTTCGTTTTTGGCAGTGAGTGGGTATTTGCGTGTGTGCGTGGGGTGGAAAGTGAACCGTTGGATTTGAGAATTGACGGTGGGGATCGGGGTTCTAGATTGTTCCATTTCGGGAGACCAGCTTCCTAGTACATTCTCCCCAAAAAAATTAAGAGGACGGGGAaaaaattgaattattataagaACGCGATCGTGCAGTTAAAGGAAATTACACTGAAACCCCCTATATTTTTTACTCTCTTGCAACTTAACCGTCCTATGTTTCTATTCTTTTTGGGAATATGAAATTGTTTTTTTTAAGTGGTTGTGGCAATTCGACCCTCATTTTGAGTAGTAGTGATCCAAATTGTTTTTTGAGAATGCATATTGATTGATATTACTGTTCATTACTTGTTTTAATGGTTTGGAGTCAGACCTAAGGGGTTTTGACACATAGGGACAAGTTTGGGCGATAAAACTATTCTATCAATTTTGCTGGTGCAATCGTTGTGGCGCCCTTTTTTCTTTCGAAAGCGGATTTCGACATGTAACAACTCTTTTAAATAGGTACTAAAGAGAAGAATCCCCACCTAATAATTTTTAAGGTGGCTAGAGTATCTATTTGGCAAAAATTGCATGGGGCG
The Nicotiana sylvestris chromosome 11, ASM39365v2, whole genome shotgun sequence DNA segment above includes these coding regions:
- the LOC104236718 gene encoding dnaJ protein homolog; translated protein: MFGRGPKKSDNTRYYEILGVSKNASDDEIKKAYRKAAMKNHPDKGGDPEKFKELAQAYEVLSDSQKREIYDQYGEDALKEGMGGGGGMHDPFDIFESFFGGNPFGGGGSSRGRRQRRGEDVVHPLKVSLEDLYSGITKKLSLSRNVICSKCSGKGSKSGASMKCSGCKGSGMKVSIRQLGPSMIQQMQHPCNECKGTGEAIDDKDRCPQCKGEKVVQEKKVLEVHVEKGMQNGQKITFPGEADEAPDTVTGDIVFVLQQKDHPRFKRKGDDLFVDHTLSLTEALCGFQFILTHLDGRQLLIKSNPGEVVKPDQFKAINDEGMPMYQRPFMRGKLYIHFVVEFPDSLSPEQVKALEAILPPRPQSQYTDMELDECEETSLHDVNIEEEMRRKQAAQQEAYDEDDEMHGGGGQRVQCAQQ